The following proteins are co-located in the Diorhabda carinulata isolate Delta chromosome 4, icDioCari1.1, whole genome shotgun sequence genome:
- the LOC130892429 gene encoding proteasome subunit beta type-4: MEYHLGSAPPLWNNGPIPGKLYNFPGTKATPKTFTQSPVTTSTSIIAITYDKGVLVAGDLVASYGSLARYRNCPRVIPINQNIILGAGGDYADFQYVKSFIEQKIIDEECIDDGLKMKPKSLYCWLTRVMYQRRSKLDPFWNNLVIGGLQDGVPFLGTVDKLGTAYTDKTICTGYGAHIALPILRETLDKNPEITLNEAKDLIHKCMEVLFYRDARSYPKYQLGIIDKDEGVKIEGPLSVQQNWDIALMT; this comes from the exons ATGGAGTACCATTTAGGAAGTGCACCACCTCTGTGGAATAATGGACCTATACCGggaaaattatacaattttccaGGAACAAAAGCAACTCCGAAAACATTCACTCA ATCTCCTGTAACAACGTCCACTTCAATAATAGCTATTACATATGATAAAGGAGTACTTGTAGCTGGAGATTTAGTTGCTTCATATGGCTCATTGGCCCGTTATCGAAATTGCCCTCGAGTTATTCCCATCaaccaaaatattatattaggaGCAGGAGGTGATTATGCAGATTTTCAGTATGTGAAAAGCTTTATAGAGCAAAAAAT TATTGATGAAGAATGTATTGATGATGGACTTAAAATGAAACCCAAATCTTTGTACTGTTGGTTGACGAGAGTCATGTATCAAAGAAGAAGTAAATTAGATCCGTTTTGGAACAACCTTGTTATTGGTGGTCTACAG GATGGTGTACCATTTTTAGGAACCGTTGATAAACTAGGAACTGCTTATACAGATAAAACAATCTGTACTGGGTACGGGGCCCATATTGCTTTGCCTATTCTAAGAGAAACTCTTGATAAAAATCCTGAAATAACTTTGAATGAAGCTAAAGATCTTATACACAAATGTATGGAAGTTTTGTTTTACAGAGATGCTAGGAGTTATCCAAAGTATCAACTTGGAATTATCGATAAAGATGAAGGAGTAAAAATTGAAGGACCCTTATCTGTCCAACAAAACTGGGATATTGCTTTAAtgacataa